A window of the Natrinema salifodinae genome harbors these coding sequences:
- a CDS encoding metal-dependent hydrolase has protein sequence MWPWEHLAFAYVCYSLVANLGLRRSPSTREAIAVAVASQFPDLVDKPLAWSLGIVEAGYAVAHSAFVAPVVCLGAVAVAARRGDRALAGAFSIAYGSHLVGDLVYPILRGQGFDLRIVLWPLATPPADEVGGFADHVVGYLLRYVFTLLVGRLTPQIAFQLLLGGTVLVLWLSDGAPIVADAWRAVRERRQSR, from the coding sequence ATGTGGCCCTGGGAGCACCTGGCGTTCGCGTACGTCTGTTACTCGCTGGTCGCGAACCTGGGTCTCCGGCGGTCGCCCTCCACCCGCGAAGCGATCGCCGTCGCCGTCGCCTCGCAATTCCCGGACCTCGTCGACAAGCCGCTCGCCTGGTCCCTCGGAATCGTCGAGGCGGGCTACGCGGTCGCGCACTCGGCGTTCGTCGCGCCGGTCGTCTGTCTGGGAGCGGTCGCTGTCGCCGCTCGGCGCGGCGACCGGGCGCTCGCGGGGGCGTTCTCGATCGCGTACGGCTCGCATCTCGTCGGCGACCTCGTCTATCCGATACTCCGGGGCCAGGGGTTCGACCTCCGGATCGTGCTCTGGCCGCTTGCGACGCCGCCGGCGGACGAGGTCGGCGGCTTCGCCGACCACGTCGTCGGCTACCTCCTCCGGTACGTATTCACGCTCCTCGTCGGCAGGCTGACGCCGCAGATCGCCTTCCAGTTGCTGTTGGGCGGAACCGTCCTGGTGCTGTGGCTCTCCGACGGGGCACCGATCGTCGCCGACGCCTGGCGGGCGGTCCGCGAACGGCGACAGTCGCGGTAA
- a CDS encoding glycosyltransferase: protein MHVLHLITSTRSFFEQQVAVLEDRGVECTVVGVPGEYSADSPRTPLDYLRFYPRVLSHVLSDEYDLVHGHYGLVAPFALAQPTRPVVLSLWGTDLMSDMGWLRRISRAGARLADATIVPSPVMSRELDVEHAEIPFGVDTERFRPIPREEARERIGWDADERIALFPYDPSRDVKDYPRAERVAERADVDLEVRTIDDVPYEEMPYYMNASDVLLVTSKRESGPMVVKEAAACNVPIVSTDVGFVRETIADVDDCVVGSTDADLAAGLERVLDGSRRSNGRDAVDGLGLEAMGDRLLGVYRRALDRPDGTARRTGVSHEV, encoded by the coding sequence ATGCACGTCCTTCATCTCATCACGTCCACGCGATCGTTCTTCGAACAGCAGGTCGCGGTCCTCGAGGACCGCGGCGTCGAGTGTACCGTCGTTGGCGTGCCCGGAGAGTACAGCGCCGACTCCCCGCGGACGCCGCTGGACTACCTCCGTTTCTATCCGCGAGTGCTCTCGCACGTCCTGTCCGACGAGTACGATCTCGTCCACGGCCACTACGGCCTGGTCGCGCCGTTCGCGCTCGCCCAGCCGACCAGGCCGGTCGTGTTGAGCCTGTGGGGAACGGACCTGATGAGCGACATGGGCTGGCTCCGTCGGATTAGCCGGGCCGGCGCTCGGCTCGCCGACGCGACCATCGTCCCGAGCCCGGTGATGTCCCGCGAGCTCGACGTCGAGCACGCGGAGATTCCGTTCGGCGTCGATACGGAGCGGTTCAGGCCGATCCCCCGCGAGGAGGCTCGCGAACGGATCGGCTGGGACGCCGACGAGCGGATCGCGCTGTTTCCGTACGATCCGAGCCGGGACGTCAAGGACTACCCGCGGGCCGAACGCGTCGCCGAGCGCGCCGACGTCGACCTTGAGGTGCGAACGATCGACGACGTCCCCTACGAGGAGATGCCGTACTACATGAACGCGAGCGACGTCCTCCTCGTGACCTCGAAGCGGGAGAGCGGTCCCATGGTCGTCAAGGAGGCCGCCGCCTGTAACGTCCCGATCGTCTCGACCGACGTCGGCTTCGTCCGCGAGACGATCGCCGACGTCGACGACTGCGTCGTTGGGTCGACCGACGCCGACCTGGCCGCCGGCCTCGAGCGCGTCCTCGACGGCTCCCGCCGGTCGAACGGCCGGGATGCCGTCGACGGACTCGGACTCGAGGCGATGGGGGATCGCCTCCTCGGCGTGTACCGCCGCGCGCTCGATCGACCGGACGGAACGGCCCGCCGGACGGGGGTGAGCCATGAAGTATAG
- a CDS encoding DUF354 domain-containing protein, whose product MRVIVTIQHPGHVHFFKHAIRELQEQGHELHVFARENEVTVELLERAEIDHEVLAGESDSLLSLAAVQATYETRLLRRARRIEPDVITAIGGVAAAHVASVVGATSVVFYDTEHATIIKRLAYPFADVVCTPECYRGDIGSKQIRYPGYHELAYLHPDRFEPDPTVLDDAGVEPDDTIAVMRLSSWDSSHDVGQGGFDDPVDVVERLEDAGATVLLTSEVDLPAELEDYRYTLAPDRMHDLLAYADCFVGEGATMAAEAAVLGTPAVYVNSLSLGYVSELDEEYGLVFSYNDEDRHARSIERAVSIVDDDDQTTWQRRRDRLLADRIDVTDVVVREVETAGSASDPDRSALAPNPG is encoded by the coding sequence ATGCGCGTGATCGTCACGATCCAGCACCCGGGCCACGTCCACTTCTTCAAGCACGCGATTCGGGAACTGCAGGAACAGGGCCACGAGCTCCACGTCTTCGCCCGAGAGAACGAGGTGACGGTCGAACTGCTCGAACGGGCCGAGATCGACCACGAGGTGCTCGCCGGCGAGTCGGACTCGCTGCTCTCGCTGGCCGCGGTTCAGGCGACCTACGAGACGCGGCTCCTGCGACGGGCGCGGCGGATCGAGCCGGACGTCATCACGGCCATCGGCGGCGTCGCCGCGGCCCACGTCGCCTCGGTGGTCGGCGCGACGAGCGTCGTCTTCTACGACACCGAGCACGCGACGATCATCAAGCGACTTGCCTACCCGTTCGCCGACGTCGTCTGCACGCCGGAGTGCTACCGGGGCGACATCGGCTCGAAACAGATTCGGTACCCCGGCTATCACGAACTCGCGTACCTGCATCCCGACCGGTTCGAGCCCGATCCCACGGTCCTCGACGACGCCGGCGTCGAGCCGGACGACACCATCGCGGTGATGCGGCTGAGCAGCTGGGACTCCTCGCACGACGTCGGTCAGGGCGGGTTCGACGACCCCGTCGACGTCGTCGAACGGCTCGAGGACGCCGGCGCGACCGTTCTACTCACCTCGGAGGTCGACCTGCCGGCCGAACTCGAGGACTACCGGTACACGCTGGCGCCCGACCGGATGCACGATCTGCTCGCCTACGCCGACTGTTTCGTCGGCGAGGGGGCGACGATGGCCGCCGAGGCGGCGGTCCTCGGAACCCCGGCAGTGTACGTGAACTCGCTCTCGCTGGGGTACGTCTCCGAACTCGACGAGGAGTACGGTCTCGTGTTCAGCTACAACGACGAGGACCGCCACGCCCGCTCGATCGAACGGGCGGTCTCGATCGTCGACGACGACGACCAGACGACGTGGCAGCGCCGACGCGACCGACTGCTCGCCGACCGGATCGACGTGACCGACGTCGTCGTCCGGGAGGTTGAGACGGCGGGCTCCGCGAGCGATCCGGACCGGTCGGCGCTCGCACCGAACCCCGGCTAA